The genomic stretch CTccctttttcatcttgttttcacTTTCTTAACAGTAATATTGCTCCTCTTCCTAAACATAAAACAAGCACGGAAAAAAATTGGCATTCGCATCCCTTTCATTCAACAACCTCCTTATGAAATGAACAAATGTTGTGTTTCATATGTGGAGATGAAGAAATGGTGTGTTTAGGAAAGAAATTTTGTATGTTTAATCGGATGGACGCAACCTAGCCAGAGCGAGCTAATCAATGTAACTACTCAAATAGACGGAGTATTAGTCCCTTTTAACTATTATATTcatattatattcaaagggaaaTGAAAGAAGAAATGTAAAAGAGAAAAAACACTAATTGAATTACATTAGATGCATCTTTATTTCATACACAAATAGAAAATAACATGGTCTCACCTTAACATTATTTAATTAGTACAACGATACACATATGCAGATAGGTTAAAGGAAACACCAAAGATAATAATTCTTATATCAAATGCATCTTTTACTAACTTTGACCTTAAGGCCATGTTCCATGCGAAGAACAACAGAAATCTTTGGTGTTACAGATTGATTTTCCACAACATGTATGTGAAACTTCCATAACATAGCAGCTGCAACCATTTTCATTTGAATAAGGCTAATACCTTTCCCAATACAACTTCTTGGACCTGCATTGAATGCTATGAACTTGTATGATGGTACATGTATAATCTCTCCTCTATCTGATATCCATCTCTCTGGCTTAAATTCCAAGCAATCATCTCCCCATATTTGTTCCATCCTTCCCATTGCATACAAAGAATATATTAACTTCGTATTTGCACTAACATGGTGTCCACTAGGTAGTACATCAGATTTGACTGCACACTTGTGCTCTAATGGAACAGGAGGATAAAGCCTTAAGGCTTCACATATTGCTCCATGAAGGTAAACTAGCTTATCGAGCTCTTCGACACGTAACTCAGTAATCAAATTCTCCTCTTGTGTAAAATAGTTATCTTTGATTTCTTGAATGATTTTAGCTTCCACAATAGGATGAGTTGAAACTAGCCAAAAGAACCAAGTGAGACCTGAACTAATTGGTCCATCTCCTGCAGCCAATAGATTGAGTGCAGTGTCTCTAAGATAATACTTCTCGGCCATTTCGTCGTCTCCCAAGTCCCTTTTCATTAATTCTTTTAGTAAGCATGGATGATATTCTTCCACAACATTTTTTCCTTCATCGCCTTCCGAATATGCTATACACTTGTACAAGAATCGGTAAAGATTTTCTCGAGCTacctttctcttcctttcttgacCTATTTGTAGCCATTTTTGTACCTTCCAAATACATTTTGGAATACAGTGTCTGATCAAATGTGTATCATCAATCACAGAAATAGCTTTTACATAAGCAGCATCTGAAAA from Vicia villosa cultivar HV-30 ecotype Madison, WI linkage group LG4, Vvil1.0, whole genome shotgun sequence encodes the following:
- the LOC131600104 gene encoding alkane hydroxylase MAH1-like; the encoded protein is MILYQYILLFLAIIFLIFYKIWRRNKIVIVPNWPIIGMLPSLLLYLSNFHHVLTLGSKQYGSTFHFKGPWFTNMANIIITCDPMNVHHITSKNFSNYGKGTDFREIFDVFGVGIFNLDSNEWKKERALLHSLVKRKSFEIFHQNNIQKKLENCLLPFLDHACKGVQVIDLQDILERFTFDIACTFLFGFDPNSIPYHFNEFSDAAYVKAISVIDDTHLIRHCIPKCIWKVQKWLQIGQERKRKVARENLYRFLYKCIAYSEGDEGKNVVEEYHPCLLKELMKRDLGDDEMAEKYYLRDTALNLLAAGDGPISSGLTWFFWLVSTHPIVEAKIIQEIKDNYFTQEENLITELRVEELDKLVYLHGAICEALRLYPPVPLEHKCAVKSDVLPSGHHVSANTKLIYSLYAMGRMEQIWGDDCLEFKPERWISDRGEIIHVPSYKFIAFNAGPRSCIGKGISLIQMKMVAAAMLWKFHIHVVENQSVTPKISVVLRMEHGLKVKVSKRCI